A single Fusobacterium hominis DNA region contains:
- a CDS encoding M23 family metallopeptidase: MRNKILLLIALVLAFYIGVQIASPYKDEVVDLGNFTEYYEDNPVVTGGWEIQSDNFYTFSKDYKIETKAEENKIVVEEKILPEKKTYVVQSGDTLLKIAGAYNIDLNVLMANNPGISSKNLKVGQKITVLTQNGIFYKVTKGDSLNKIAELFKVQVEDIKDINNMDSDTVVVGTELFIKDPNLTKFLASKTVIKKGVVKTTTTLGFIMPIKYTGISSPFGNRFHPVLKRYIYHSGVDLRARFIPLYAAKDGRVTFAGQMNGYGKIIIIQHGNGYETRYAHLDKIGVKKGDYVKRGELIGKTGQSGRVTGPHLHFELRTKGKAVNPMKFVPLK; the protein is encoded by the coding sequence ATGAGAAATAAAATTTTATTACTTATAGCCTTAGTCCTGGCTTTTTATATAGGAGTGCAAATAGCTAGTCCATACAAAGATGAGGTTGTAGATCTTGGAAATTTTACTGAGTATTATGAAGATAACCCAGTTGTAACAGGTGGATGGGAAATACAAAGTGATAACTTCTATACATTTTCAAAAGATTACAAAATAGAAACTAAAGCTGAAGAGAATAAGATTGTTGTAGAAGAAAAAATACTACCTGAAAAGAAAACTTACGTTGTTCAATCAGGAGATACACTTTTAAAAATAGCAGGAGCATATAATATTGATTTAAATGTTCTTATGGCTAATAATCCTGGAATATCAAGTAAAAATTTAAAAGTAGGACAAAAGATAACAGTTCTTACTCAAAATGGGATTTTTTATAAGGTAACTAAGGGAGATTCATTAAATAAAATAGCAGAATTATTTAAAGTTCAAGTTGAAGATATAAAAGATATAAATAATATGGATTCAGATACTGTAGTTGTAGGTACAGAGCTTTTTATAAAGGATCCAAATTTAACAAAATTTTTAGCAAGTAAAACAGTTATAAAAAAAGGAGTTGTAAAAACTACTACAACTCTTGGATTTATAATGCCTATTAAATATACAGGAATTTCAAGTCCTTTTGGAAATAGATTCCATCCTGTTTTAAAAAGATATATATATCACTCTGGTGTAGACTTAAGAGCTCGTTTTATTCCTTTGTATGCAGCAAAAGATGGACGGGTGACTTTTGCTGGACAAATGAATGGATATGGTAAAATTATAATAATTCAACACGGTAATGGATATGAGACTAGATATGCTCACTTAGATAAAATAGGTGTAAAAAAGGGTGATTATGTTAAAAGAGGAGAATTAATAGGAAAAACAGGACAAAGTGGAAGAGTTACAGGTCCACATCTTCATTTTGAATTAAGAACAAAAGGAAAAGCAGTTAATCCTATGAAATTTGTACCATTAAAATAG